In a single window of the Carassius carassius chromosome 26, fCarCar2.1, whole genome shotgun sequence genome:
- the mical3b gene encoding protein-methionine sulfoxide oxidase mical3b isoform X7, which yields MWVGQSESCQAHALFDAFVQAATCRETLRAFQELCKELKLHPGGQPQFYHTLRSRLHDWKAKALWAKLDKRASQKEYMRGHACTSTTCLIIGAGPCGLRTAIELRFLGARVVLVEKRDAFSRNNVLHLWPFTIQDLRGLGAKKFYGKFCAGAIDHISIRQLQLMLLKVALLLGVEVHVNVEFKHLVEPPEDQEKRVGWRAEVHPNSHPVNQLEFDVVIGADGRRNTLPGFRRKEFRGKLAIAITANFINRNTTAEAKVEEISGVAFIFNQRFFQDLRQATGIDLENIVYYKDDTHYFVMTAKKQSLLDKGVILRDYADTEMLLSRNNVDQNALLSYAHEAADFSTNHQLPTLDFAINHYGQADVAMFDFTCMYASENAAMVRQRRGHPLLVALVGDSLLEPFWPMGTGIARGFLAATDTAWMVRSWGQGNTPSEVLAERESVYRLLPQTTPENISKNYNQYSVDPATRYPNINMQLISAAQVRHLIDTGEGPVLNLDAVSSPHPRLTRQESMARYSKLLSWCQEQTHGYMNVCVTDFTTSWRSGLALCALIHRFRPDLIDFASLEESEPELNGQLGLDMAELEFGICPIMTGKEMSALEESDSLCMVMYLSQLYELLKDTAPASGNLSSEGKAGPFSSPKSPISLLSKLGQSLSRKRNPKDKKEKEADSVGNGKRRRTSQTGQSEEDDVPHDSKENKTSGVTPGSEPKVAEGHSMVRSMTTLLLAKFEENTPLASASTIRRQSYIQMYTGGVSSLAQQIANQIQSQQDQSPKLLHRRELGFQKEFPVNMGSSDVCYFCGRRVYVMERLSAEGKFFHRSCFQCDHCSTTLRLSNYAYDQLHGRFYCKHHFSYRMTSVDQRKRPAPPVAPRSTQALPAPSSASTSLSSLGSVGTTTPPDSWSSSAQPDIVSSLAKRLCGTPERIELENYKPCPKQQDSPLLEVPEETLAQHNLSASLQEKNTEEQSSSSESDLEEEVVWKEEGPNIRTNEEREFDLEEELKEEEGGENQEKQEEEEEEEEEEEAEDEEEEEEGEVSEEEQYEGVSSDEGEYCPWERERLSGVWLEEEEAGFVKESYEGYSDDKDIDTSSVRESNPCDQQEQDKSVSLHQSSTESPPSLKSPESGPTPTPELSTNPEKSPVKRSEVVEEFWLRSAEIRKSLGLTPLSRECDPKHTAAQTSNIKESFYTSVAYVTSCNSNSAKQTPRNCDSSTQTPSQSTFLPEPSHTMDGDAGITLEEPIGRSSVIHRLSITVEGCVMGDKQDFDLSSTSFGNESILNPDTGLPTPPYSPSSSPLVNKQCRGLHQSEPILDREVMVFSSTRATPIPQRDGFKPELNQAWSLPPDEIEILCGDEAEGASRLPERSGVTKTVGQTDNCRLDHRRTLPDRLVAPLLAGGPEVRLRRSETKLWGTDNDLEEKEKRRSSLFLPRKSRKSMNAAAEAQQKPGKHKSLWKTVFSKYKKDKKRKEATMVAETLPAATNTETKRKVSGINRTSDLCFRKNPSFSEDTDLSCHALLERCPLRAQRAETEEELNAKLTRRVQRAARRQAKQEELRRLHRAQLIQRQLEQVEVKQRQLEEKGVAVEKALRGEAVEPFLGSPHRRPVYLCPCCSSEAKAKGTEHDHSVYICTVFFLYVVQEPPLHQLRMGKKDDPSLMHQWFKLVQEKNALVRYESELMIFARELELEDRQSRLQQELRERMAVDDDLKGEDELAEERRILSEMLDVVEQRDALVALLEEQRVREKEEDGDLEAVMLSKGFSLHWD from the exons ATGTGGGTCGGCCAGTCTGAGTCGTGCCAGGCACATGCGCTGTTCGATGCCTTCGTGCAGGCCGCCACGTGCAGGGAGACCCTCAGGGCCTTCCAGGAGCTGTGTAAAGAGCTGAAGCTGCATCCAGGCGGTCAGCCGCAGTTCTACCACACTCTGAGGAGCAGACTGCACGACTGGAAGGCCAAAGCACTATGGGCCAAACTGGATAAAAGAGCCAGCCAGAAAGAGTACATGAGAGGCCATGCTTGCACCAGCACCACG tgtctgatcatAGGTGCAGGTCCGTGTGGATTGCGGACGGCTATAGAGCTGCGATTTCTTGGTGCCAGGGTGGTTCTGGTGGAAAAGCGAGATGCTTTCTCACGGAACAATGTTCTTCATCTTTGGCCCTTCACCATCCAGGACCTCCGTGGTTTGGGGGCCAAAAAGTTCTACGGGAAGTTCTGTGCTGGAGCCATAGACCATATTA GTATTCGTCAGCTGCAGCTGATGCTTTTGAAGGTGGCCTTGTTATTAGGAGTTGAGGTTCATGTGAATGTGGAGTTCAAACATCTAGTGGAACCTCCAGAGGACCAGGAGAAAC GTGTTGGTTGGCGAGCAGAGGTCCATCCCAACTCACATCCAGTCAATCAGCTGGAGTTTGATGTGGTTATTGGGGCAGATGGTAGAAGAAACACTTTACCAG GGTTTCGCAGGAAAGAGTTTCGGGGGAAACTGGCCATTGCCATCACGGCAAATTTCATCAATCGCAACACCACTGCCGAAGCTAAAGTGGAGGAGATCAGCGGTGTCGCCTTCATCTTCAACCAGAGGTTTTTCCAGGATCTCCGGCAGGCTACCG GAATTGATCTGGAGAATATAGTATATTACAAAGACGACACTCACTACTTTGTAATGACCGCCAAAAAGCAAAGTCTTCTGGACAAAGGAGTCATTCTGCGC GATTACGCTGACACTGAAATGCTGCTGTCCAGGAATAATGTGGACCAGAATGCACTGCTCTCGTATGCTCACGAAGCTGCTGATTTCTCCACCAATCATCAGCTCCCTACGCTGGATTTTGCCATCAACCACTATGGGCAGGCAGATGTGGCCATGTTTGACTTTACCTGCATGTATGCCTCTGAGAACGCAGCGATGGTGCGTCAGCGCAGGGGACACCCTCTGCTGGTCGCTCTGGTGGGGGATAGTTTACTAGAG CCATTCTGGCCAATGGGAACAGGCATTGCTCGGGGCTTCCTGGCAGCTACGGACACGGCCTGGATGGTTCGCAGCTGGGGTCAAGGCAACACCCCTTCAGAGGTTCTGGCTGAGAG AGAGAGTGTGTATCGGTTGCTTCCTCAGACAACACCAGAAAACATCAGTAAAAACTACAACCAGTACAGCGTGGATCCTGCTACCCGCTATCCCAACATCAACATGCAGCTCATCAGCGCTGCTCAG gTGCGTCATCTCATAGACACAGGTGAGGGTCCGGTTTTAAATCTTGATGCGGTCAGCTCTCCACACCCAAGACTCACACGGCAAG agTCAATGGCTCGTTACAGTAAGCTTCTGAGCTGGTGTCAGGAGCAGACGCATGGTTACATGAACGTATGTGTGACAGACTTCACAACTTCCTGGAGGAGTGGCCTGGCCTTGTGCGCTCTCATACACAGATTCAGACCTGACCTCAT TGATTTTGCATCTCTGGAGGAGAGTGAACCGGAGCTCAATGGTCAGCTGGGTTTGGACATGGCGGAGCTGGAATTTGGTATTTGTCCTATTATGACCGGCAAGGAGATGAGCGCACTGGAAGAGAGTGACTCTCTCTGCATGGTCATGTACCTCAGCCAACTTTACGAGCTCCTCAAAGACACAGCGCCAGCTAGTG GAAACCTGAGCTCAGAAGGGAAAGCAGGTCCGTTCTCCAGCCCAAAGTCACCGATCTCACTGCTCAGCAAACTGGGACAGAGTCTGTCCCGCAAACGCAATCCCAag GATAAGAAAGAGAAGGAAGCAGATAGTGTTGGAAATGGAAAGAGGAGGAGAACAAGCCAGACTGGCCAGTCAGAAGAG GATGATGTTCCTCATGATagcaaagaaaataaaacttCAGGAGTAACTCCTGGGTCAGAACCGAAGGTCGCTGAGGGTCACAGCATGGTTCGGTCCATGACGACGCTACTGCTGGCTAAATTTGAGGAAAACACACCACTGGCCTCAGCCAGTACAATTCGCAGACAG AGCTACATTCAGATGTATACGGGCGGAGTGAGCTCATTGGCTCAGCAGATAGCCAATCAGATTCAGAGTCAGCAGGATCAATCTCCCAAGCTCCTTCACAGGAGGGAGTTG GGTTTTCAAAAGGAGTTTCCTGTGAATATGGGCAGCAGTGATGTGTGTTATTTCTGCGGCCGTCGCGTTTATGTCATGGAAAGGCTGAGCGCGGAGGGAAAGTTCTTCCATAGGAGCTGCTTCCAGTGTGATCACTGCAGCACCACGTTACGCTTGTCCAACTACGCTTACGACCAGCTAcatg GAAGGTTTTACTGTAAGCACCACTTCAGCTACAGAATGACTAGCGTGGATCAGAGAAAGAGACCAGCCCCACCTGTGGCCCCTCGATCTACTCAG GCTCTCCCTGCTCCTTCCTCGGCTTCTACGTCTTTGTCCTCTCTAGGGTCAGTGGGCACAACCACCCCACCAGACTCTTGGTCCTCCAGCGCCCAACCAGACATAGTATCCAGCCTGGCCAAGAGACTGTGTGGTACCCCAGAACGCATTGAGCTGGAGAACTACAAACCCTGCCCAAAACAACAGGACAGCCCACTGCTGGAGGTCCCAGAGGAGACGCTTGCACAGCACAACCTCAGTGCAAGCCTGCAGGAGAAAAACACAGAGGAGCAGTCCAG tagctctgaGTCAGACCTAGAGGAGGAGGTTGTCTGGAAGGAGGAGGGGCCAAACATCAGGACCAATGAAGAGAGAGAGTTTGACCTGGAGGAGGAGCTAAAAGaggaagagggaggagagaacCAGGAAAaacaagaggaggaggaggaggaggaggaggaggaggaggccgaggatgaggaggaggaggaagaaggagaagTTTCCGAAGAAGAACAATACGAGGGAGTTTCTAGTGATG agGGTGAGTACTGCCCTTGGGAGAGGGAACGGCTCTCAGGGGTGTGGCTTGAGGAAGAGGAGGCGGGGTTTGTTAAAG AGTCTTATGAAGGATACAGTGATGACAAAGATATAGACACCAGTTCAGTCAGAGAGTCCAATCCATGTGACCAACAGGAACAAGACAAATCTGTTTCATTGCACCAGTCTTCTACAGAGTCCCCGCCCTCCTTGAAATCACCAGAATCAGGTCCCACACCCACACCTGAGCTGTCAACGAATCCAGAGAAATCACCTGTCAAGAGGTCAGAGGTTGTAGAAGAGTTCTGGCTGAGGAGTGCCGAGATCAGGAAGAGTTTAGGCCTGACTCCTCTGTCTAGAGAATGCGACCCCAAACATACAGCAGCCCAAACATCTAACATTAAAGAAAGCTTCTACACCTCAGTCGCCTACGTAACGTCCTGCAATAGCAATTCTGCCAAACAAACACCAAGAAACTGTGACTCCAGCACACAAACTCCATCTCAAAGTACATTCCTGCCTGAACCATCTCACACTATGGATGGCGATGCAGGCATCACATTAGAAGAGCCGATAGGTCGCTCTTCTGTAATTCACAGACTAAGCATCACTGTAGAAGGTTGTGTGATGGGGGACAAGCAAGATTTCGATCTCAGTTCCACCTCATTTGGAAATGAAAGCATTTTAAATCCAGACACAGGTCTTCCTACTCCTCCGTACAGCCCATCTAGTTCCCCTCTTGTCAACAAACAATGTCGCGGCCTTCACCAATCTGAACCGATACTGGACCGAGAGGTTATGGTCTTCTCATCAACCCGTGCTACTCCTATTCCACAGCGGGATGGTTTTAAACCCGAACTCAATCAAGCTTGGAGTCTTCCTCCGGATGAAATTGAGATCCTGTGCGGAGACGAGGCGGAAGGGGCTTCCAGACTGCCGGAAAGATCTGGTGTCACGAAGACCGTAGGCCAGACGGACAACTGTAGGCTGGATCACAGGAGGACGCTTCCAGACCGGTTGGTTGCCCCACTGCTGGCAGGGGGACCGGAGGTCAGGCTTCGAAGGTCAGAGACGAAGCTGTGGGGGACGGACAATGACTTGGAGGAGAAGGAGAAAAGGCGCAGCTCGTTGTTCTTGCCCCGTAAAAGCAGGAAGAGTATGAATGCAGCGGCTGAGGCCCAGCAGAAGCCAGGAAAGCACAAGTCCCTCTGGAAGACTGTTTTCTCAAAGTATAAGAAGGACAAAAAGAGGAAGGAGGCTACGATGGTGGCAGAAACTCTACCTGCCGCAACTAACACCGAGACCAAGCGGAAAGTGTCAGGAATTAACAGAACATCAg ACCTGTGTTTCCGGAAAAATCCGAGTTTCTCTGAAGACACAGACTTGTCTTGCCATGCTCTTCTAGAAAGATGTCCACTCAGAGCTCAG AGAGCAGAAAcggaggaggaactcaacgccaAGCTGACACGGCGAGTGCAGAGAGCAGCGCGCAGACAGGCAAAGCAGGAGGAGCTGCGGAGGCTGCACAGGGCACAG TTAATCCAGCGTCAGTTGGAGCAAGTGGAGGTCAAGCAGAGGCAGCTGGAGGAGAAGGGTGTAGCTGTGGAGAAAGCACTCAGAGGCGAAGCAG TCGAACCCTTTCTAGGTTCCCCTCATAGAAGGCCTGTCTATCTCTGTCCTTGCTGTTCCTCAGAAG CCAAAGCTAAAGGGACAGAACACGATCATTCAGTTTATATCTGTacagtcttttttctttatgTAGTGCAAGAACCTCCACTTCACCAGCTAA GAATGGGAAAGAAAGATGACCCTAGTTTAATGCACCAGTGGTTTAAGCTGGTGCAGGAGAAGAATGCCCTCGTGCGCTATGAATCTGAGCTCATGATATT TGCACGTGAGCTGGAGCTGGAGGACAGGCAGAGTCGACTACAGCAAGAGCTGAGAGAGCGCATGGCGGTGGACG acgATCTGAAGGGGGAGGATGAGCTGGCGGAGGAGAGGCGTATATTGAGCGAGATGCTGGATGTGGTGGAGCAGAGAGATGCATTGGTGGCCTTGCTGGAGGAGCAGCgagtgagagaaaaagaggaggACGGTGACCTGGAGGCCGTCATGCTTTCTAAGGGTTTCAGTCTGCACTGGGACTGA
- the mical3b gene encoding protein-methionine sulfoxide oxidase mical3b isoform X6, with amino-acid sequence MWVGQSESCQAHALFDAFVQAATCRETLRAFQELCKELKLHPGGQPQFYHTLRSRLHDWKAKALWAKLDKRASQKEYMRGHACTSTTCLIIGAGPCGLRTAIELRFLGARVVLVEKRDAFSRNNVLHLWPFTIQDLRGLGAKKFYGKFCAGAIDHISIRQLQLMLLKVALLLGVEVHVNVEFKHLVEPPEDQEKRVGWRAEVHPNSHPVNQLEFDVVIGADGRRNTLPGFRRKEFRGKLAIAITANFINRNTTAEAKVEEISGVAFIFNQRFFQDLRQATGIDLENIVYYKDDTHYFVMTAKKQSLLDKGVILRDYADTEMLLSRNNVDQNALLSYAHEAADFSTNHQLPTLDFAINHYGQADVAMFDFTCMYASENAAMVRQRRGHPLLVALVGDSLLEPFWPMGTGIARGFLAATDTAWMVRSWGQGNTPSEVLAERESVYRLLPQTTPENISKNYNQYSVDPATRYPNINMQLISAAQVRHLIDTGEGPVLNLDAVSSPHPRLTRQESMARYSKLLSWCQEQTHGYMNVCVTDFTTSWRSGLALCALIHRFRPDLIDFASLEESEPELNGQLGLDMAELEFGICPIMTGKEMSALEESDSLCMVMYLSQLYELLKDTAPASGNLSSEGKAGPFSSPKSPISLLSKLGQSLSRKRNPKDKKEKEADSVGNGKRRRTSQTGQSEEDDVPHDSKENKTSGVTPGSEPKVAEGHSMVRSMTTLLLAKFEENTPLASASTIRRQSYIQMYTGGVSSLAQQIANQIQSQQDQSPKLLHRRELGFQKEFPVNMGSSDVCYFCGRRVYVMERLSAEGKFFHRSCFQCDHCSTTLRLSNYAYDQLHGRFYCKHHFSYRMTSVDQRKRPAPPVAPRSTQALPAPSSASTSLSSLGSVGTTTPPDSWSSSAQPDIVSSLAKRLCGTPERIELENYKPCPKQQDSPLLEVPEETLAQHNLSASLQEKNTEEQSSSSESDLEEEVVWKEEGPNIRTNEEREFDLEEELKEEEGGENQEKQEEEEEEEEEEEAEDEEEEEEGEVSEEEQYEGVSSDEGEYCPWERERLSGVWLEEEEAGFVKESYEGYSDDKDIDTSSVRESNPCDQQEQDKSVSLHQSSTESPPSLKSPESGPTPTPELSTNPEKSPVKRSEVVEEFWLRSAEIRKSLGLTPLSRECDPKHTAAQTSNIKESFYTSVAYVTSCNSNSAKQTPRNCDSSTQTPSQSTFLPEPSHTMDGDAGITLEEPIGRSSVIHRLSITVEGCVMGDKQDFDLSSTSFGNESILNPDTGLPTPPYSPSSSPLVNKQCRGLHQSEPILDREVMVFSSTRATPIPQRDGFKPELNQAWSLPPDEIEILCGDEAEGASRLPERSGVTKTVGQTDNCRLDHRRTLPDRLVAPLLAGGPEVRLRRSETKLWGTDNDLEEKEKRRSSLFLPRKSRKSMNAAAEAQQKPGKHKSLWKTVFSKYKKDKKRKEATMVAETLPAATNTETKRKVSGINRTSDLCFRKNPSFSEDTDLSCHALLERCPLRAQRAETEEELNAKLTRRVQRAARRQAKQEELRRLHRAQLIQRQLEQVEVKQRQLEEKGVAVEKALRGEADFWGDSSTSNLLDVHLGVEPFLGSPHRRPVYLCPCCSSEAKAKGTEHDHSVYICTVFFLYVVQEPPLHQLRMGKKDDPSLMHQWFKLVQEKNALVRYESELMIFARELELEDRQSRLQQELRERMAVDDDLKGEDELAEERRILSEMLDVVEQRDALVALLEEQRVREKEEDGDLEAVMLSKGFSLHWD; translated from the exons ATGTGGGTCGGCCAGTCTGAGTCGTGCCAGGCACATGCGCTGTTCGATGCCTTCGTGCAGGCCGCCACGTGCAGGGAGACCCTCAGGGCCTTCCAGGAGCTGTGTAAAGAGCTGAAGCTGCATCCAGGCGGTCAGCCGCAGTTCTACCACACTCTGAGGAGCAGACTGCACGACTGGAAGGCCAAAGCACTATGGGCCAAACTGGATAAAAGAGCCAGCCAGAAAGAGTACATGAGAGGCCATGCTTGCACCAGCACCACG tgtctgatcatAGGTGCAGGTCCGTGTGGATTGCGGACGGCTATAGAGCTGCGATTTCTTGGTGCCAGGGTGGTTCTGGTGGAAAAGCGAGATGCTTTCTCACGGAACAATGTTCTTCATCTTTGGCCCTTCACCATCCAGGACCTCCGTGGTTTGGGGGCCAAAAAGTTCTACGGGAAGTTCTGTGCTGGAGCCATAGACCATATTA GTATTCGTCAGCTGCAGCTGATGCTTTTGAAGGTGGCCTTGTTATTAGGAGTTGAGGTTCATGTGAATGTGGAGTTCAAACATCTAGTGGAACCTCCAGAGGACCAGGAGAAAC GTGTTGGTTGGCGAGCAGAGGTCCATCCCAACTCACATCCAGTCAATCAGCTGGAGTTTGATGTGGTTATTGGGGCAGATGGTAGAAGAAACACTTTACCAG GGTTTCGCAGGAAAGAGTTTCGGGGGAAACTGGCCATTGCCATCACGGCAAATTTCATCAATCGCAACACCACTGCCGAAGCTAAAGTGGAGGAGATCAGCGGTGTCGCCTTCATCTTCAACCAGAGGTTTTTCCAGGATCTCCGGCAGGCTACCG GAATTGATCTGGAGAATATAGTATATTACAAAGACGACACTCACTACTTTGTAATGACCGCCAAAAAGCAAAGTCTTCTGGACAAAGGAGTCATTCTGCGC GATTACGCTGACACTGAAATGCTGCTGTCCAGGAATAATGTGGACCAGAATGCACTGCTCTCGTATGCTCACGAAGCTGCTGATTTCTCCACCAATCATCAGCTCCCTACGCTGGATTTTGCCATCAACCACTATGGGCAGGCAGATGTGGCCATGTTTGACTTTACCTGCATGTATGCCTCTGAGAACGCAGCGATGGTGCGTCAGCGCAGGGGACACCCTCTGCTGGTCGCTCTGGTGGGGGATAGTTTACTAGAG CCATTCTGGCCAATGGGAACAGGCATTGCTCGGGGCTTCCTGGCAGCTACGGACACGGCCTGGATGGTTCGCAGCTGGGGTCAAGGCAACACCCCTTCAGAGGTTCTGGCTGAGAG AGAGAGTGTGTATCGGTTGCTTCCTCAGACAACACCAGAAAACATCAGTAAAAACTACAACCAGTACAGCGTGGATCCTGCTACCCGCTATCCCAACATCAACATGCAGCTCATCAGCGCTGCTCAG gTGCGTCATCTCATAGACACAGGTGAGGGTCCGGTTTTAAATCTTGATGCGGTCAGCTCTCCACACCCAAGACTCACACGGCAAG agTCAATGGCTCGTTACAGTAAGCTTCTGAGCTGGTGTCAGGAGCAGACGCATGGTTACATGAACGTATGTGTGACAGACTTCACAACTTCCTGGAGGAGTGGCCTGGCCTTGTGCGCTCTCATACACAGATTCAGACCTGACCTCAT TGATTTTGCATCTCTGGAGGAGAGTGAACCGGAGCTCAATGGTCAGCTGGGTTTGGACATGGCGGAGCTGGAATTTGGTATTTGTCCTATTATGACCGGCAAGGAGATGAGCGCACTGGAAGAGAGTGACTCTCTCTGCATGGTCATGTACCTCAGCCAACTTTACGAGCTCCTCAAAGACACAGCGCCAGCTAGTG GAAACCTGAGCTCAGAAGGGAAAGCAGGTCCGTTCTCCAGCCCAAAGTCACCGATCTCACTGCTCAGCAAACTGGGACAGAGTCTGTCCCGCAAACGCAATCCCAag GATAAGAAAGAGAAGGAAGCAGATAGTGTTGGAAATGGAAAGAGGAGGAGAACAAGCCAGACTGGCCAGTCAGAAGAG GATGATGTTCCTCATGATagcaaagaaaataaaacttCAGGAGTAACTCCTGGGTCAGAACCGAAGGTCGCTGAGGGTCACAGCATGGTTCGGTCCATGACGACGCTACTGCTGGCTAAATTTGAGGAAAACACACCACTGGCCTCAGCCAGTACAATTCGCAGACAG AGCTACATTCAGATGTATACGGGCGGAGTGAGCTCATTGGCTCAGCAGATAGCCAATCAGATTCAGAGTCAGCAGGATCAATCTCCCAAGCTCCTTCACAGGAGGGAGTTG GGTTTTCAAAAGGAGTTTCCTGTGAATATGGGCAGCAGTGATGTGTGTTATTTCTGCGGCCGTCGCGTTTATGTCATGGAAAGGCTGAGCGCGGAGGGAAAGTTCTTCCATAGGAGCTGCTTCCAGTGTGATCACTGCAGCACCACGTTACGCTTGTCCAACTACGCTTACGACCAGCTAcatg GAAGGTTTTACTGTAAGCACCACTTCAGCTACAGAATGACTAGCGTGGATCAGAGAAAGAGACCAGCCCCACCTGTGGCCCCTCGATCTACTCAG GCTCTCCCTGCTCCTTCCTCGGCTTCTACGTCTTTGTCCTCTCTAGGGTCAGTGGGCACAACCACCCCACCAGACTCTTGGTCCTCCAGCGCCCAACCAGACATAGTATCCAGCCTGGCCAAGAGACTGTGTGGTACCCCAGAACGCATTGAGCTGGAGAACTACAAACCCTGCCCAAAACAACAGGACAGCCCACTGCTGGAGGTCCCAGAGGAGACGCTTGCACAGCACAACCTCAGTGCAAGCCTGCAGGAGAAAAACACAGAGGAGCAGTCCAG tagctctgaGTCAGACCTAGAGGAGGAGGTTGTCTGGAAGGAGGAGGGGCCAAACATCAGGACCAATGAAGAGAGAGAGTTTGACCTGGAGGAGGAGCTAAAAGaggaagagggaggagagaacCAGGAAAaacaagaggaggaggaggaggaggaggaggaggaggaggccgaggatgaggaggaggaggaagaaggagaagTTTCCGAAGAAGAACAATACGAGGGAGTTTCTAGTGATG agGGTGAGTACTGCCCTTGGGAGAGGGAACGGCTCTCAGGGGTGTGGCTTGAGGAAGAGGAGGCGGGGTTTGTTAAAG AGTCTTATGAAGGATACAGTGATGACAAAGATATAGACACCAGTTCAGTCAGAGAGTCCAATCCATGTGACCAACAGGAACAAGACAAATCTGTTTCATTGCACCAGTCTTCTACAGAGTCCCCGCCCTCCTTGAAATCACCAGAATCAGGTCCCACACCCACACCTGAGCTGTCAACGAATCCAGAGAAATCACCTGTCAAGAGGTCAGAGGTTGTAGAAGAGTTCTGGCTGAGGAGTGCCGAGATCAGGAAGAGTTTAGGCCTGACTCCTCTGTCTAGAGAATGCGACCCCAAACATACAGCAGCCCAAACATCTAACATTAAAGAAAGCTTCTACACCTCAGTCGCCTACGTAACGTCCTGCAATAGCAATTCTGCCAAACAAACACCAAGAAACTGTGACTCCAGCACACAAACTCCATCTCAAAGTACATTCCTGCCTGAACCATCTCACACTATGGATGGCGATGCAGGCATCACATTAGAAGAGCCGATAGGTCGCTCTTCTGTAATTCACAGACTAAGCATCACTGTAGAAGGTTGTGTGATGGGGGACAAGCAAGATTTCGATCTCAGTTCCACCTCATTTGGAAATGAAAGCATTTTAAATCCAGACACAGGTCTTCCTACTCCTCCGTACAGCCCATCTAGTTCCCCTCTTGTCAACAAACAATGTCGCGGCCTTCACCAATCTGAACCGATACTGGACCGAGAGGTTATGGTCTTCTCATCAACCCGTGCTACTCCTATTCCACAGCGGGATGGTTTTAAACCCGAACTCAATCAAGCTTGGAGTCTTCCTCCGGATGAAATTGAGATCCTGTGCGGAGACGAGGCGGAAGGGGCTTCCAGACTGCCGGAAAGATCTGGTGTCACGAAGACCGTAGGCCAGACGGACAACTGTAGGCTGGATCACAGGAGGACGCTTCCAGACCGGTTGGTTGCCCCACTGCTGGCAGGGGGACCGGAGGTCAGGCTTCGAAGGTCAGAGACGAAGCTGTGGGGGACGGACAATGACTTGGAGGAGAAGGAGAAAAGGCGCAGCTCGTTGTTCTTGCCCCGTAAAAGCAGGAAGAGTATGAATGCAGCGGCTGAGGCCCAGCAGAAGCCAGGAAAGCACAAGTCCCTCTGGAAGACTGTTTTCTCAAAGTATAAGAAGGACAAAAAGAGGAAGGAGGCTACGATGGTGGCAGAAACTCTACCTGCCGCAACTAACACCGAGACCAAGCGGAAAGTGTCAGGAATTAACAGAACATCAg ACCTGTGTTTCCGGAAAAATCCGAGTTTCTCTGAAGACACAGACTTGTCTTGCCATGCTCTTCTAGAAAGATGTCCACTCAGAGCTCAG AGAGCAGAAAcggaggaggaactcaacgccaAGCTGACACGGCGAGTGCAGAGAGCAGCGCGCAGACAGGCAAAGCAGGAGGAGCTGCGGAGGCTGCACAGGGCACAG TTAATCCAGCGTCAGTTGGAGCAAGTGGAGGTCAAGCAGAGGCAGCTGGAGGAGAAGGGTGTAGCTGTGGAGAAAGCACTCAGAGGCGAAGCAG ACTTCTGGGGAGACTCAAGTACATCTAACCTTTTGGATGTACATCTGGGTG TCGAACCCTTTCTAGGTTCCCCTCATAGAAGGCCTGTCTATCTCTGTCCTTGCTGTTCCTCAGAAG CCAAAGCTAAAGGGACAGAACACGATCATTCAGTTTATATCTGTacagtcttttttctttatgTAGTGCAAGAACCTCCACTTCACCAGCTAA GAATGGGAAAGAAAGATGACCCTAGTTTAATGCACCAGTGGTTTAAGCTGGTGCAGGAGAAGAATGCCCTCGTGCGCTATGAATCTGAGCTCATGATATT TGCACGTGAGCTGGAGCTGGAGGACAGGCAGAGTCGACTACAGCAAGAGCTGAGAGAGCGCATGGCGGTGGACG acgATCTGAAGGGGGAGGATGAGCTGGCGGAGGAGAGGCGTATATTGAGCGAGATGCTGGATGTGGTGGAGCAGAGAGATGCATTGGTGGCCTTGCTGGAGGAGCAGCgagtgagagaaaaagaggaggACGGTGACCTGGAGGCCGTCATGCTTTCTAAGGGTTTCAGTCTGCACTGGGACTGA